From Lolium perenne isolate Kyuss_39 chromosome 5, Kyuss_2.0, whole genome shotgun sequence, a single genomic window includes:
- the LOC139831656 gene encoding uncharacterized protein → MAQEIAALERTGTWDVVTPPSSVRPITCKWVYKIKNRSDGSLERYKARLVARGFQKEHGRDYDETFAPVTHMTTVRTLLAVASVRHWSVCQLDVQNAFLNGELTEELQTYSDATWASDPEDRKSLSAYCVFLGGSLIAWKTKKQVAVSRSSVEAELQAMALLTAEVTWLRWLLAGFGVSADAPTPLLSDSTGAIIIARDPVKHELTKHIGVDAFYVRHAVQEQARTPDSFQEGSPPRRH, encoded by the exons ATGGCTCAGGAGATTGCTGCTCTTGAGCGTACTGGCACTTGGGATGTTGTCACTCCTCCTTCCTCTGTTCGTCCCATCACCTGCAAGTGGGTCTACAAAATCAAGAATCGCTCTGATGGTTCTCTTGAGCGCTACAAGGCTCGACTTGTTGCTCGCGGCTTTCAGAAGGAGCATGGCCGTGACTATGACGAGACCTTTGCTCCAGTGACTCACATGACCACTGTTCGTACTCTTCTTGCCGTTGCTTCTGTTCGTCACTGGTCTGTCTGTCAGCTTGATgtgcagaatgcttttcttaatggtgagTTGACTGAGGAG CTCCAGACCTACTCAGATGCTACCTGGGCTAGTGATCCAGAGGATCGCAAGTCTCTTTCTGCCTACTGTGTCTTTCTTGGTGGTTCTCTCATTGCTTGGAAAACCAAGAAGCAGGTTGCAGTctctcgttcgagtgttgaggcagaGTTGCAAGCGATGGCTCTCTTGAcggctgaggtgacttggttacgctgGTTACTTGCGGGCTTTGGTGTCTCTGCTGATGCCCCGACTCCTCTCTTATCGGACAGTACTGGTGCCATCATCATTGCGCGTGACCCGGTGAAGCACGAGCTCACCAAACACATAGGTGTTGATGCATTCTACGTCCGTCATGCTGTGCAGGAACAG GCACGCACGCCTGATTCGTTCCAGGAGGGCAGCCCACCTCGCCGCCACTAG
- the LOC127297999 gene encoding small polypeptide DEVIL 4: MRVGAHDLKLNGIKRALKEKKARLYIIRQCVVMLLRWHD, encoded by the coding sequence ATGAGGGTGGGTGCTCATGATCTGAAGCTCAACGGGATCAAGAGGGCTCTCAAGGAGAAGAAAGCCAGGCTCTACATCATCCGTCAATGCGTCGTCATGCTCCTAAGATGGCATGATTGA
- the LOC127298000 gene encoding small polypeptide DEVIL 8-like: protein MEQGKKKHTGRLQKVLREQKARLYIIRRCVVMLLCWTD from the coding sequence ATGGAGCAGGGGAAGAAGAAGCATACGGGGAGGCTGCAGAAGGTCCTGAGGGAGCAGAAGGCCAGGCTGTACATCATCCGCCGCTGCGTCGTCATGCTTCTCTGCTGGACTGACTGA